Below is a genomic region from Mycolicibacter hiberniae.
GCGTCTTCGGCCAGCTCGGTGATCTCCTCGGCGGTCAGCACGCCGGAAGAGGAGAGCGCCGCACCCAGCTCGACGGTCATCGCCGGTGCCGACGGCAAGGAGTACACCGTCGCCGGTCCGATCCTGGCCAAGTGGGACTCCCTGGACGCGGCCGCCAAGGAGGCCCTGGGAGCACCCACCGGCGCCGAGCAGAAGAACCCGGACGGCGGCGTCTACCAGCAGTTCGACGGCGGAGTGATCGTTCACACCACCCGCGCCTATGTGGTGTGGGGCAAGATCCGCGACAAGTGGAACGAGTTGGGCGGCTCGCAGGGCAAGCTCGGCTACCCGACCAGCGATGAGACCACCACCGCGGACGGGTCCAAGCAGACCACCTTCGAGCACGGCATCGTCACCTGGAAGGAAGGCGACCCCGAGGCCACCGTCACCGAGCACTGATCCGCTAACCGAAGGCCGGGTGATCGCACCGCGGTTGCCCGGCCTTCGGCGTTCGCGTCAGCCGATCAGGGCGGCGTATCGC
It encodes:
- a CDS encoding LGFP repeat-containing protein gives rise to the protein MRKATQRAAAVSAAVLGVALIGTGCNSTTKDKTNGALSSASSIASSASSVISSAVSTPEEESAAPSSTVIAGADGKEYTVAGPILAKWDSLDAAAKEALGAPTGAEQKNPDGGVYQQFDGGVIVHTTRAYVVWGKIRDKWNELGGSQGKLGYPTSDETTTADGSKQTTFEHGIVTWKEGDPEATVTEH